The Xanthobacter flavus genome includes a window with the following:
- a CDS encoding HXXEE domain-containing protein has protein sequence MKDWLARVWVSGAGFMAGALLLVAPLVAGAGWGVLAIFLASPVYMLHQIEEHAGDRFRSYVNRVVFGGAEALTVGDVLWINLPGVWGLNLLALYAAWLAGPGWGLAAAYLILVNGIAHLGMAARFRSYNPGLATGALIFIPFGLSTAMAVPASAAQHLLALAIAIAVHLAIMVRVRRNVARARARGG, from the coding sequence ATGAAGGACTGGCTCGCACGCGTCTGGGTGAGCGGCGCGGGCTTCATGGCCGGCGCCCTGCTGCTGGTTGCCCCGCTGGTGGCGGGGGCGGGCTGGGGCGTCCTCGCCATCTTCCTCGCCTCGCCGGTCTACATGCTCCACCAGATCGAGGAGCACGCCGGGGACCGCTTCCGCTCGTATGTGAACAGGGTGGTGTTCGGCGGAGCCGAGGCGCTCACGGTCGGCGACGTGTTGTGGATCAACCTGCCCGGAGTGTGGGGCCTCAACCTTCTGGCGCTCTACGCCGCCTGGCTCGCCGGCCCCGGCTGGGGCCTCGCGGCCGCCTATCTCATCCTGGTGAACGGGATCGCACATCTCGGCATGGCGGCGCGCTTTCGCAGCTACAATCCGGGCCTTGCGACAGGCGCCCTGATCTTCATCCCCTTCGGCCTCTCCACCGCAATGGCGGTGCCGGCCAGCGCCGCGCAGCACCTGCTCGCGCTCGCCATCGCCATCGCGGTCCACCTGGCGATCATGGTGCGGGTGCGCCGGAATGTCGCCCGTGCCCGCGCGCGGGGCGGATGA
- a CDS encoding M20 aminoacylase family protein: protein MPVNNHIAARAEEIAAWRQDFHRHPELMYDLDRTSASVAEKLRAFGCDEVITGIGRTGVVGIVRGKGDGPLIGLRADMDALPILEKTGAAYASETPGKMHACGHDGHTAMLLGAAQHLAETRAFSGTAVLIFQPAEEGGAGAKAMIDDGLFTRFPVREVYGMHNLPGLDVGRFAMRPGGIMASADHIEIVVDGRGAHAARPNQGVDVVLTGAAIVMALQQIVSRNVDPLEAAVVSIAMFHAGEADNVLPPSATLVGTARTLDQGVRAQLRERIRQVAEGVAAAYGATATVSFKEGYPVTSNHADQVAFAAEVASEVAGASEVDAAAPPLMAAEDFAYMLEEKPGAYIFIGNGPSAGLHHPQYNFDDAAIPYGASYWVRLVERALPLTA from the coding sequence ATGCCGGTCAACAACCACATCGCCGCCCGCGCCGAAGAAATCGCGGCCTGGCGGCAGGATTTCCACCGCCATCCCGAGCTGATGTACGACCTGGACCGCACCAGCGCCTCGGTGGCGGAGAAACTGCGCGCCTTCGGCTGCGACGAGGTCATCACCGGCATCGGCCGCACCGGCGTGGTGGGAATCGTGCGTGGCAAGGGAGATGGCCCGCTCATCGGCCTGCGCGCCGACATGGACGCGCTGCCCATTCTGGAGAAGACCGGCGCCGCCTATGCCTCTGAAACCCCCGGCAAGATGCACGCCTGCGGCCATGACGGCCACACCGCCATGCTGCTCGGCGCCGCGCAGCATCTGGCGGAGACGCGGGCCTTTTCCGGCACGGCGGTGCTCATCTTCCAGCCGGCGGAAGAGGGGGGAGCCGGGGCCAAGGCCATGATCGACGATGGCCTGTTCACGCGCTTCCCGGTCCGCGAGGTCTACGGCATGCACAATCTGCCGGGGCTGGACGTGGGCCGCTTCGCCATGCGGCCGGGCGGCATCATGGCCTCCGCCGACCATATCGAGATCGTGGTGGACGGGCGCGGCGCCCATGCGGCGCGGCCCAACCAGGGCGTGGACGTGGTGCTCACCGGCGCCGCCATCGTGATGGCGCTGCAGCAGATCGTCTCGCGCAATGTGGATCCGCTGGAGGCGGCGGTGGTCTCCATCGCCATGTTCCACGCGGGCGAGGCGGACAACGTGCTGCCCCCTTCGGCCACCCTCGTGGGCACTGCCCGCACGCTCGATCAGGGTGTCCGCGCGCAGCTGCGCGAGCGCATCCGGCAGGTGGCCGAGGGCGTCGCGGCAGCCTATGGCGCCACCGCGACGGTGAGCTTCAAGGAAGGCTATCCGGTCACCAGCAACCACGCCGATCAGGTGGCCTTCGCCGCCGAAGTGGCGAGCGAGGTGGCCGGCGCTTCGGAAGTGGACGCAGCCGCACCGCCGCTGATGGCGGCCGAGGACTTCGCCTACATGTTGGAAGAGAAGCCCGGCGCCTACATCTTCATCGGCAATGGCCCGTCCGCCGGACTGCATCATCCGCAGTATAATTTCGACGATGCGGCCATTCCCTATGGCGCATCCTACTGGGTGCGGCTGGTGGAGCGGGCGCTGCCGCTCACGGCGTAA
- a CDS encoding sulfurtransferase TusA family protein, whose product MKAAAVTVALDLKGLKCPLPALRTRKALAQSAAGTRLVVTCTDPMAVIDIPHLAHETGAVLEKQEVETGLLTFVLVKA is encoded by the coding sequence TTGAAGGCGGCCGCCGTCACCGTCGCGCTGGATCTGAAGGGGCTGAAATGCCCCCTGCCCGCCCTGCGCACCCGCAAGGCGCTGGCGCAGTCGGCGGCGGGCACGCGGCTCGTCGTCACCTGCACGGACCCCATGGCGGTGATCGACATCCCCCATCTCGCGCACGAGACGGGCGCGGTGCTCGAAAAACAGGAGGTCGAGACCGGCCTCCTAACCTTCGTGCTGGTGAAGGCGTAG